Below is a window of Arabidopsis thaliana chromosome 2, partial sequence DNA.
GAGTCCTCCTCCGACTCATGCACCGTCGTCACCGACTTGTAGTTCATGAGTCTGTGGTCCCCACCAACGACGCTGAAACTGATGACGTGGCGATCATCGTCCATGATCTCAAGCCGCTCTAAGCTAAACGCCGCGGGGAGACCAGAGACGACTCTGACCTCTCTCACCGACCCAACCTCTCGACCGTCTCCGATAACCACGTGGCAGCTTTTCACGAAGTGTTTGTACGCTTGAGGGTGTTCGAAGCGGCTTAGGATCGACCAGACTGTGGAAACCGGAGCCTCCACGTCTTGTACCACGACGGAGAAGCACTGAGAAGGACCAACCACGTGCGTGTGGGAAAGCTCCACGTGCTCCGGCACATCAGCCATCCCGCGCGTGAGGCTCACTTTTTGAACCTGTTTCTGATGGTGGTGGGGATAGTTTCTTACGGTGGCGTTGGCTGCTTCTGCG
It encodes the following:
- the PYL6 gene encoding PYR1-like 6 (PYR1-like 6 (PYL6); CONTAINS InterPro DOMAIN/s: Polyketide cyclase/dehydrase (InterPro:IPR019587); BEST Arabidopsis thaliana protein match is: Polyketide cyclase/dehydrase and lipid transport superfamily protein (TAIR:AT5G05440.1); Has 471 Blast hits to 471 proteins in 38 species: Archae - 0; Bacteria - 8; Metazoa - 0; Fungi - 2; Plants - 458; Viruses - 0; Other Eukaryotes - 3 (source: NCBI BLink).), whose protein sequence is MPTSIQFQRSSTAAEAANATVRNYPHHHQKQVQKVSLTRGMADVPEHVELSHTHVVGPSQCFSVVVQDVEAPVSTVWSILSRFEHPQAYKHFVKSCHVVIGDGREVGSVREVRVVSGLPAAFSLERLEIMDDDRHVISFSVVGGDHRLMNYKSVTTVHESEEDSDGKKRTRVVESYVVDVPAGNDKEETCSFADTIVRCNLQSLAKLAENTSKFS